In Comamonadaceae bacterium OS-1, a single window of DNA contains:
- the dnaN gene encoding beta sliding clamp, which produces MIVLKATQSKVLAVLQSVAGIVERKHTLPILANVMLRKTGSTVQLTTSDLEIQIRTSAELDGDAGDFSTTVGARKLIDILRTMPADQTVSLESSQNKLILKGGKSKFTLQTLPAEDFPLVQEAANFGPVFSVPQKTLKALLGQVSFAMAVHDIRYYLNGILFVAEGNQLSLVSTDGHRLAFASAALDVEVPKQEVILPRKTVLEMQRLLSDAEGAIEMQFANNQAKFSFDGMEFVTKLVEGKFPDYNRVIPKNHQNHITLGRQAFLSSLQRTAILTSDKFKGVRLNVEPGSLRVASNNAEQEEAVDELDVDYGGDSIEIGFNVTYLIDALANMQQDMVTISLGDSNSSALLTIPENENFKYVVMPMRI; this is translated from the coding sequence ATGATCGTTTTGAAGGCAACACAAAGCAAGGTTCTCGCGGTTCTGCAGTCGGTCGCCGGGATTGTGGAGCGCAAGCACACCCTGCCGATTCTGGCCAATGTGATGTTGCGCAAAACCGGCAGCACGGTGCAGCTGACCACCAGCGACCTGGAAATCCAGATCCGCACCAGCGCCGAGCTGGACGGGGACGCTGGCGACTTCAGCACCACCGTGGGTGCCCGCAAGCTGATCGACATATTGCGCACCATGCCCGCCGACCAGACCGTGTCGCTCGAATCCAGCCAGAACAAGCTCATCCTCAAAGGCGGCAAAAGCAAGTTCACCCTGCAAACCCTGCCTGCCGAAGACTTTCCGCTGGTGCAAGAGGCGGCCAACTTTGGCCCGGTGTTCAGCGTGCCGCAAAAAACCCTGAAAGCCCTGCTGGGCCAGGTGTCGTTTGCCATGGCGGTGCACGACATCCGCTACTACCTCAACGGTATCTTGTTTGTGGCCGAAGGCAACCAGCTCAGTCTGGTGTCTACCGACGGCCACCGCCTGGCCTTTGCCTCGGCCGCGCTGGACGTGGAAGTGCCCAAGCAAGAGGTGATCTTGCCGCGCAAAACCGTGCTGGAAATGCAGCGCCTGCTCAGCGATGCCGAAGGCGCGATCGAAATGCAGTTTGCCAACAACCAAGCCAAGTTCAGCTTTGACGGCATGGAGTTCGTCACCAAGCTGGTCGAGGGCAAGTTCCCCGACTACAACCGCGTGATTCCCAAGAACCACCAGAACCACATCACCCTGGGCCGCCAGGCCTTCTTGTCCAGCCTGCAGCGCACCGCCATTTTGACCAGCGACAAGTTCAAGGGCGTGCGCCTGAACGTCGAACCGGGGTCTTTGCGCGTCGCGTCCAACAACGCCGAACAAGAAGAAGCCGTGGACGAGCTGGACGTGGACTACGGCGGCGACAGCATCGAGATTGGCTTCAACGTCACCTACCTGATCGATGCACTGGCCAATATGCAGCAAGACATGGTCACCATCTCGCTGGGCGACAGCAACAGCTCGGCCCTGCTGACCATTCCCGAGAACGAAAACTTCAAATACGTCGTGATGCCGATGCGCATCTAG
- the rpmH gene encoding 50S ribosomal protein L34: MKRTYQPSKIKRARTHGFMVRMKTRGGRAVINARRAKGRKRLAV, translated from the coding sequence ATGAAACGCACTTACCAACCGTCGAAAATCAAGCGTGCCCGTACCCATGGTTTCATGGTACGCATGAAAACCCGTGGCGGCCGTGCTGTCATCAACGCTCGCCGCGCCAAAGGCCGCAAGCGTCTGGCTGTCTAA
- the yidC gene encoding membrane protein insertase YidC, with product MNDIRRTILWVIFGFAMVLLWDKWQVFNGHKATFFPMPVEQAAAGKPAAGASSVPTPVAAPAAGVAQVPVDPAAPAAAKEQVLVTTDLLKLTFDTEGGSLVRSELLGQVDMADKAKNFVLLDDSKDRYYQAQTGLIAGVGSVGGAALPSHKTLMTLVPGERTLAEGAKDLVVRFESPVVGGIKLVKTYSLARGSYVINVKHEVQNVGTTAVSPQLYLQLVRDGNKPPGESSFYSTFTGPAVYTDAKKYQKVEFKTIEENKVDVEKTSTTGYVAMVQHYFASAWLLGDGIQRDLFMRKVDTNLYAVGMITPMNDIAPGASKSVDARMFVGPQLEKLLESLTPGLELVKDYGWVKILAEPLYWLLDKIHSVLMNWGWSIVALVLLLKIAFYWLNAKAYSSMAKMKAINPRITEMRERLKDKPAEMQQAMMKIYREEKINPMGGCFPIMIQIPVFMALYWVLLSSVEMRNAPWALWIHDLSSPDPFFILPVLMAMTTMLQTSLNPAPPDPLQAKMMWFMPLAFSVMFFFFPAGLVMYWITNNALSIAQQWIINTRMGVPPKFHLPSFK from the coding sequence ATGAACGATATTCGCCGAACCATCCTGTGGGTGATTTTTGGTTTTGCTATGGTGCTGCTGTGGGACAAATGGCAAGTTTTCAATGGCCATAAAGCAACCTTCTTCCCCATGCCCGTCGAGCAGGCTGCCGCGGGCAAACCGGCCGCCGGAGCCTCGTCGGTGCCCACGCCGGTAGCCGCACCTGCCGCTGGTGTGGCCCAGGTGCCGGTGGATCCGGCAGCGCCCGCAGCCGCCAAAGAGCAGGTACTGGTCACCACCGACTTGCTGAAGCTGACCTTTGACACCGAAGGCGGCTCGCTGGTGCGCTCCGAATTGCTGGGCCAAGTGGATATGGCCGACAAGGCGAAGAATTTTGTCTTGCTTGACGACAGCAAAGACCGTTATTACCAGGCCCAGACCGGCCTGATTGCCGGTGTTGGTTCTGTCGGTGGTGCGGCCCTGCCCAGCCACAAGACGCTGATGACTTTGGTGCCCGGCGAGCGCACTTTGGCAGAAGGTGCCAAGGATCTGGTGGTCCGTTTTGAATCGCCCGTGGTGGGCGGCATCAAGCTGGTCAAGACCTATTCGCTGGCCCGTGGCTCCTATGTGATCAACGTGAAGCACGAGGTGCAAAACGTCGGCACCACCGCCGTATCGCCCCAGCTGTACCTGCAACTCGTACGCGACGGCAACAAGCCCCCGGGCGAGTCCTCGTTCTATTCGACCTTTACCGGCCCCGCGGTGTACACCGATGCCAAGAAGTACCAAAAGGTGGAGTTCAAAACGATCGAAGAAAACAAGGTCGATGTCGAGAAGACCTCCACCACCGGCTATGTGGCCATGGTGCAGCATTACTTTGCCAGCGCCTGGCTGCTGGGCGACGGCATCCAGCGTGACCTATTTATGCGCAAGGTTGATACCAACCTGTACGCGGTCGGCATGATCACGCCCATGAACGACATCGCCCCCGGAGCCAGCAAGTCGGTGGATGCCCGCATGTTCGTCGGCCCGCAGCTCGAAAAGCTGCTGGAGTCGCTGACCCCCGGTCTGGAACTGGTGAAGGACTACGGCTGGGTCAAGATTCTGGCCGAGCCGCTGTACTGGCTGCTCGACAAGATCCATAGCGTGCTCATGAACTGGGGCTGGTCGATTGTGGCCCTGGTGCTGTTGCTGAAAATCGCCTTCTACTGGCTCAATGCCAAGGCCTACTCCAGCATGGCCAAGATGAAGGCCATCAACCCCCGCATCACCGAAATGCGTGAGCGCCTCAAAGACAAGCCTGCCGAAATGCAGCAGGCCATGATGAAGATCTACCGCGAAGAAAAGATCAACCCGATGGGCGGCTGCTTCCCCATCATGATCCAGATTCCGGTGTTCATGGCCTTGTACTGGGTGCTGCTGTCCAGCGTGGAAATGCGCAACGCGCCCTGGGCGCTGTGGATCCATGACCTGTCGTCGCCCGATCCGTTCTTCATCTTGCCGGTGCTGATGGCCATGACCACCATGCTGCAAACCTCGCTGAACCCCGCACCGCCGGATCCGCTGCAGG
- the yidD gene encoding putative membrane protein insertion efficiency factor: MMQSLLMGVVRGYRLLLSPWLGSACRFEPTCSVYALAVLERHGAAAGSYLTLRRLARCHPWCEGGLDLPPHERPRLFSPLLSSSSHKKSS; encoded by the coding sequence ATGATGCAATCCTTGCTGATGGGCGTGGTGCGCGGCTACCGGTTGCTGCTCAGCCCGTGGCTGGGTTCGGCCTGCCGGTTCGAGCCCACCTGCTCGGTGTACGCGCTGGCGGTGTTGGAGCGGCATGGTGCGGCGGCAGGTTCTTATTTGACGCTGCGGCGGCTGGCGCGCTGCCACCCGTGGTGCGAGGGCGGGCTCGATCTGCCTCCGCACGAGCGTCCCCGGCTTTTTTCTCCCTTGCTTTCCTCCTCTTCACATAAGAAGTCTTCATGA
- the gyrB gene encoding DNA gyrase subunit B — translation MTEEHTPVPPVPTDAESMEAVNTGDSTADSSNFQPTIDTNQAGATEAYGEGSIQILEGLEAVRKRPGMYIGDTSDGTGLHHLVFEVVDNSIDESLAGHCDDILVTIHSDNSISVVDNGRGIPTGIKMDDKHEPKRSAAEIALTELHAGGKFNQNSYKVSGGLHGVGVSCVNALSKMLRLTIRRDGKIHVMEFSKGFVQNRLLETVGGVEVSPMHIIGDTEKRGTEVHFAPDLEIFQTNSDFHYEILSKRLRELSFLNNGVKIRLKDERSGKEDDFSGAGGVKGFVNFINKGKSVLNPNIFHAMGDRQSDQNTNIGVEVAMQWNSGYNEQVLCFTNNIPQRDGGTHLTGLRAAMTRVINKYIDDSEIAKKAKVEVTGDDMREGLTCVLSVKVPEPKFSSQTKDKLVSSEVRGPVEDIVSRLLHDYLQERPADAKIIVGKIIEAARAREAARKARDMTRRKGVLDGMGLPGKLADCQEKDPAMCEIYIVEGDSAGGSAKQGRDRKFQAILPLRGKILNVEKARYEKLLTSNEILTLITALGTGIGKAGGTTGNDDFNVAKLRYHRIIIMTDADVDGAHIRTLLLTFFYRQMPELVERGHIYIAQPPLYKVKAGKEELYLKDASALDGFLLRIALIHASVYTGGENGSTLSGDTLAELARKHQLAQAVIARLQNFMDAEALRSVADGVALNLDTVADAEVSAAALQARLPDAEVAGEFDVRTDKPILRISRRHHGNIKSSVLTQDFVHGSDYAALAEAANTFKDLLSEGAKVMRGEGERQKEEKVTDFRQAMAWLIAQAEHATSRQRYKGLGEMNPAQLWETTMDPTVRRLLRVQIDDAIEADRVFTMLMGDEVEPRRDFIETNALRAGNIDV, via the coding sequence ATGACCGAAGAACACACGCCCGTCCCCCCCGTCCCCACCGATGCCGAATCCATGGAAGCGGTGAACACGGGCGACAGCACGGCCGACAGCTCCAACTTCCAGCCCACCATCGACACCAACCAGGCGGGCGCCACCGAAGCCTACGGCGAAGGCTCGATCCAGATCCTGGAAGGCCTGGAAGCGGTGCGCAAGCGCCCCGGCATGTACATCGGCGACACAAGCGACGGCACCGGCCTGCACCATCTGGTGTTCGAGGTGGTGGACAACTCCATCGACGAATCGCTGGCCGGCCACTGCGACGACATCCTGGTCACCATCCACTCCGACAACTCCATCAGCGTGGTGGACAACGGCCGCGGCATCCCCACCGGCATCAAGATGGACGACAAGCACGAGCCCAAACGCAGTGCCGCTGAAATCGCCCTGACCGAGTTGCACGCGGGCGGCAAGTTCAACCAGAACAGCTACAAGGTGTCTGGCGGCCTGCACGGCGTGGGCGTAAGCTGCGTGAACGCACTCAGCAAAATGCTGCGCCTGACCATCCGCCGCGACGGCAAGATCCACGTGATGGAATTCAGCAAAGGCTTTGTGCAAAACCGCCTGCTGGAAACCGTGGGCGGCGTGGAAGTCTCGCCCATGCACATCATCGGCGACACCGAAAAGCGCGGCACCGAAGTGCACTTTGCGCCCGATCTGGAAATCTTCCAGACCAACTCCGACTTCCACTACGAAATCCTCAGCAAGCGCCTGCGCGAACTCAGCTTCTTGAACAACGGCGTGAAGATCCGCCTCAAGGACGAGCGCAGCGGCAAAGAAGACGACTTCTCGGGCGCGGGCGGCGTGAAGGGCTTTGTGAACTTCATCAACAAAGGCAAGTCGGTGTTGAACCCCAACATCTTCCACGCCATGGGCGACCGCCAGAGCGACCAGAACACCAACATCGGCGTGGAAGTGGCGATGCAGTGGAACAGCGGCTACAACGAGCAAGTGCTGTGCTTCACCAACAACATCCCCCAGCGCGACGGTGGCACCCACCTCACCGGTCTGCGCGCCGCCATGACGCGGGTCATCAACAAGTACATCGACGACAGCGAAATCGCCAAGAAAGCCAAGGTTGAAGTCACCGGCGACGACATGCGCGAAGGCCTGACCTGCGTGCTGAGCGTGAAAGTGCCCGAGCCCAAATTCAGCAGCCAGACCAAAGACAAGCTCGTCAGCTCCGAAGTGCGCGGCCCGGTGGAAGACATCGTCAGCCGCCTGCTGCACGACTACCTGCAAGAGCGCCCGGCCGATGCCAAGATCATCGTCGGCAAAATCATCGAAGCCGCCCGCGCCCGCGAAGCCGCCCGCAAGGCCCGCGACATGACCCGCCGCAAAGGCGTGCTCGACGGCATGGGCCTGCCCGGCAAACTGGCCGACTGCCAGGAAAAAGACCCCGCCATGTGCGAGATCTACATCGTCGAGGGCGACTCCGCCGGTGGCTCCGCCAAGCAGGGCCGCGACCGTAAATTCCAGGCCATCCTGCCCCTGCGCGGCAAGATCCTGAACGTGGAAAAAGCCCGGTACGAGAAGCTGCTCACCAGCAACGAAATCCTGACCCTGATCACCGCCCTGGGCACCGGCATCGGCAAGGCCGGCGGCACCACCGGCAACGACGACTTCAACGTCGCCAAGCTGCGCTACCACCGCATCATCATCATGACCGATGCCGACGTGGACGGTGCGCACATCCGCACCCTGCTGCTCACCTTCTTCTACCGCCAAATGCCCGAGCTGGTGGAGCGCGGCCACATCTACATCGCCCAGCCGCCGCTGTACAAGGTCAAGGCCGGCAAGGAAGAGCTGTACCTGAAAGATGCCAGCGCGCTGGACGGCTTTTTGCTGCGCATCGCGCTGATTCACGCCTCGGTCTACACCGGTGGTGAGAACGGCAGCACGCTCAGCGGCGACACCCTGGCCGAGCTGGCGCGCAAGCACCAACTGGCCCAGGCCGTCATCGCCCGCCTGCAAAACTTCATGGATGCCGAAGCCCTGCGCTCAGTGGCCGATGGCGTGGCGCTGAACCTGGACACCGTGGCCGACGCCGAAGTGTCCGCCGCCGCCCTGCAAGCCCGCCTGCCCGATGCCGAAGTGGCCGGTGAGTTCGACGTGCGCACCGACAAACCCATCCTGCGCATCAGCCGCCGCCACCACGGCAACATCAAGAGCAGCGTGCTCACCCAAGACTTCGTGCACGGCTCCGACTACGCCGCCCTGGCCGAAGCCGCCAACACCTTCAAGGACCTATTGAGCGAGGGTGCCAAGGTCATGCGCGGCGAAGGCGAGCGCCAAAAGGAAGAAAAAGTCACCGACTTCCGCCAAGCCATGGCCTGGCTCATCGCCCAAGCCGAACACGCCACCAGCCGCCAACGCTATAAGGGCCTGGGCGAAATGAACCCCGCCCAGCTCTGGGAAACCACCATGGACCCGACTGTGCGCCGCCTGCTGCGCGTGCAGATCGACGACGCGATCGAAGCGGATCGTGTGTTCACCATGCTGATGGGCGACGAAGTGGAGCCACGCCGGGATTTCATTGAGACGAATGCGCTGCGGGCGGGGAATATTGACGTTTGA
- the dnaA gene encoding chromosomal replication initiator protein DnaA, producing MTEGTPTNTGAGHSLWQACAEQLAQELPEQQFNTWIKPLVAQVNDDFSKVTLFVANRFKLDWIRAQYVGRISALLEKLYGQSIPLELVLTPREAQVRVHATALTPQGVGAIPEPTAAAEDPAQAQFKNRLNTALTFDTLVEGTANRMARAAAMHVSGTPGQLYNPLFIYGGVGLGKTHLMHAVGNRLLADRPDAKVLYIHAEQFVSDVVKAYQRKTFDEFKERYHSLDLLLIDDVQFFANKDRTQEEFFNAFEALLTKKSHIVMTSDTYPKGLADIHERLVSRFDSGLTVAIEPPELEMRVAILINKSRAEGTEMPEEVAFFVAKNVRSNVRELEGALRKCLAYSRFNQKEMSIQLAREALRDLLSIQNRQISVENIQKTVADYYKIKVADMYSKKRPASIARPRQIAMYLAKELTQKSLPEIGELFGGRDHTTVLHAVRKIGGERQQLTELNQQLHVLEQTLKG from the coding sequence ATGACAGAGGGAACCCCCACCAACACCGGCGCAGGCCACAGCCTATGGCAAGCCTGCGCAGAGCAGTTGGCCCAAGAACTACCCGAGCAACAGTTCAACACCTGGATCAAGCCCTTGGTGGCGCAGGTCAACGACGACTTCTCCAAAGTCACTTTGTTTGTCGCCAACCGCTTCAAGCTGGACTGGATCCGTGCGCAGTATGTAGGCCGCATCAGCGCCCTGCTGGAAAAGCTGTATGGTCAATCCATTCCGCTTGAGTTAGTCCTTACTCCGCGGGAAGCCCAGGTGCGTGTGCACGCCACGGCGCTCACGCCCCAGGGCGTAGGCGCGATTCCAGAGCCCACTGCCGCTGCCGAAGACCCGGCCCAGGCGCAATTCAAGAACCGCCTGAACACCGCACTGACTTTTGACACGCTGGTCGAAGGCACGGCCAACCGCATGGCCCGCGCCGCCGCCATGCACGTGTCCGGCACGCCCGGCCAGCTGTACAACCCGTTGTTCATCTACGGCGGCGTGGGTCTGGGCAAGACCCATTTGATGCACGCCGTGGGCAACCGTTTGCTGGCCGACCGGCCCGATGCCAAAGTTCTCTACATCCATGCAGAACAATTTGTTTCGGATGTGGTTAAGGCTTACCAGCGCAAGACTTTTGACGAATTCAAGGAGCGTTACCACTCGCTGGATCTGTTGCTGATTGACGACGTGCAGTTCTTCGCCAACAAGGACCGCACGCAGGAAGAGTTCTTCAACGCCTTCGAAGCGCTGCTGACCAAGAAGTCGCACATCGTGATGACCAGCGACACCTACCCCAAGGGGCTGGCCGACATCCACGAGCGCCTGGTGTCGCGCTTCGACTCCGGGCTGACGGTGGCCATCGAGCCGCCCGAGCTGGAGATGCGGGTGGCGATTCTGATCAACAAATCGCGCGCGGAAGGCACCGAAATGCCCGAGGAAGTGGCCTTCTTTGTGGCCAAGAACGTGCGCTCCAACGTGCGCGAGCTCGAAGGCGCGCTGCGCAAATGCCTGGCCTATTCGCGTTTCAACCAAAAGGAAATGTCGATCCAGCTGGCCCGCGAAGCCCTGCGTGACTTGTTGTCCATCCAGAATCGGCAGATTTCGGTGGAAAACATCCAGAAGACGGTGGCCGACTACTACAAGATCAAGGTAGCCGACATGTACAGCAAGAAGCGCCCGGCCAGCATTGCCCGGCCGCGCCAGATTGCGATGTACCTGGCCAAGGAGCTGACGCAAAAAAGCCTGCCCGAAATCGGCGAATTGTTCGGTGGCCGCGACCACACCACGGTGCTGCACGCGGTGCGCAAAATTGGCGGCGAACGCCAGCAGCTCACCGAGCTGAACCAGCAATTGCACGTGCTGGAACAAACCTTGAAGGGTTAG